The genomic interval CCAATCAACAGATCGGTAAATAGCACAGCCACAATAGTAACAACAAAAGGAATAAACTGGCTCAGTCCCAGGCTATACATTTCCTTAAACACTTTTAGTTTAGCGAGTTTATACCCTGTAAGTATCAGAATAGCGGCTAAGCAAGCCAGGGGAATACGGTTGAGCAAACTTGGAATGCTAATTACACATACCAGTAGCAGGATGCCATGGATTACAGCCGACATCTTACTTCTGGCTCCAGTATTAATGTTTACTGAACTACGCACAATAACCGAGGTAAGAGGTAAGCCCCCAATAAGTCCGCTAATTAGATTTCCAACACCCTGTGCTTTGAGTTCCCGGTTAGGGGGTGTATTTCGTTTCAGGGGATCGAGTTTATCTGTAGCTTCTACGTTGAGCAGGGTTTCCAGACTAGCAACTATAGCTAAGGTAGCAGCAGTAATATATACCTGTGGATTTCCAATCTGAGAGAAATCCGGCAGGGTGAATAGTCCCAGAAACTCGTTAAAGTTATTCGCCTTAGGCAACGATACCAGGTGATTACCGGACAGTGAAAGAAACGAGATATAATTATATAAATAGTTAATCAGAATACTGATTAACACCACCACCAGAGGCGCTGGAATCCCATTAAAGAAACTATATTTTTTTAAAGCAGGCCTTTCCCATAATAAAAGTATTGCTACGGATATTAATGTAATAATAATCGCAGCAGCATTCGGATTTTGAAAAGCACGTAAAATCTCTGTAAATGTATTTTCTCCATCCAGCTGTTCAAAAGCAAACTCGCCTTCTGCATCCTCATCATAACCAAGCGCATGTGGAATCTGCTTCAAAATCAGGGTAAGCCCAATAGCAGCCAGCATCCCTTTAATAACGGCTGATGGAAAGAAATATCCGATAGAACCAGCTCTTATATACCCTAATATAATTTGCAATACACCTGCCAGCATCACAGCCAGCAGAAAAGCATTAAATTGACCATTAAATTTTTCAATGGCACTGAATACGATTACAGTTAAGCCAGCTGCCGGACCGCTCACACTCAGCGAAGAACCACTCAACGATCCTACTATGATACCTCCTATAATGCCGGCAATTATACCGGAAAACAAGGGAGCACCAGAAGCCAGAGCAATACCTAAGCAAAGGGGCAATGCTACCAGAAACACGACCAATCCCGAACGGAAATCGTACCGGAAGTTTGTAACCATGCTTTGTATAATATTATTTTTGTTGTCTTTCATAAGTGTGAATTTATTTTAAGGACCTGATAGAGAGAAATCTCTGAACAGTAAAGTATTTGTATCCAAAGTGCAAATACCAGACACATCAATCATTTAATGAATGGCGAATACCAAGGACTAATCCGGTGAAAAATTTGAAATAATAAACAGATGATATTTAATAGGTAGTACGTAAAAAGAAAATGATGCAGGATTTATAAACACCTGTGCATATATTTTCCAAAATAGCCATTCCCTCTACAACCAGTATCAGTCTTTAAGTAGGTCTTCCGTATTTGTTTGTGCTTATTAATATAGCATTCATATGGCATCACAAAAGAATAGGCAACAGCAACCTGAACTAGTAATAAAGCTATGCTTCGGGCGGAGGAGTAGTTTGAGTCAGATAAGAATTAAAGAGGCGGTAATCTTCAAAAATATTGTAAATAGGTTCTACCTGAATGGGTTCATCAAATAAAACAATACCATTGTGGTGTATAAAATCAACATCTTCCAGAGACATTTCCATATCATACACATCTGTATCTTGTGCATCTGCAGCAGGATTTGTTATATCTAAATAGTCCTCTACGATATATTCAACAAGATTAGCATTTGAGGGAGAAGTGCATTGCAAAGAAGCGGATTTCACATAATAGTGAACAATAGAATGAGTGGGAAAGACCATTGTATTGATAAAACCGATCAGCAGTATAAAGCCGATACATCTTCTTAGCAGAGGTATGGTTTCTTTATGCGGACGGTTAGTATTTACAACTCTTTTCAACATCCTATTGATAGCTTCATAGGGTTATAGCAACCTGCTTAAATACAAAAGCTTTACAAAAATAGCATAATTAATGGTTTTTGTGCAACGTATGCTGCAATCTTTTGGTTTCTGCCCATGTATCATTTACAAGAATAATAGTTGTTTATTAGCTTAAAATATACTTATGTTCCAAATCAAATGGCTCTTATAACCCAATTGTAGGTAAAGGAATACCTTGCATTATAGTTTTTATTTTTTCTTTTTATTGATAAATAATTTTACTTTTTAAAGAAATGTCTAATTTGTGAGTCATCTGTATTTTAACCTACAACCTATACTAAAGTGAAAAGGTTTTTTTTATTCTTCGCAACAATTGCTTGTTATGTAGCCTGCATGGGGCAATCAACTTCTACCCTGAAATTTTCCAAACAAATGATTGCTGCAGAAAGCTATGAATCTGTAGATGTATTTGATGTAAATGGCGACAAACAGGCAGATCTTGTTTCGGGTGCTTTCTGGTACGAAGGTCCGGATTTTTTTAAGCGGCACTATATAGGCGAAGTAAAGCGGCATGAAGAATATTATGATGATTTTTCAACCATACCTATGGATGTAAATGGCGACAATCTGACTGATTTTGTAACTGGTGGTTGGTTTGGAGGTACGATTGTGTGGCGGCAAAATCCCGGCAATGATAAACAATGGACAGAACATGTGATTGCCGAATGCGGAAATGTAGAAACTACCCGTTCCTGGGATGTAGATGGAGATGGATTTCCTGAAATTATACCCAATACACCTAATAAACCTCTGGTCATTTACCAATTGCAAAAAGATGCTGGTGGGAAACCTTTAGGTATGTTTTCGAAAACACAAATTTATGATAAGCAAGGACATGGTCTTGGCTTTGGAGACGTTAATAAAGATGGCCGGGGTGATTTTATTCTGCCCACCGGCTGGCTTGAAGCACCAAAGAACTGGAAAACTGAAAAATGGATATTTCACCCGGAATTTGATTTGGGAACAGCCAGTGTACCTGTTATTATAACCGATGTAAACAAAGATGGATTAGCCGATATGATTGTAGGCCAGGGACATGGATATGGTTTACACTGGTATCAGCAGGTGCTGGAGAAGAAGAACCGCAGCTGGAAAAAATATACCATTGATTCTTTGAATTCTCAGTATCATGCCATGATATGGACTGATATAACCGGCGATGGTAAAGAAGAGCTGGTTACAGGCAAACGGTACCGGGCACATAATCATAACGATCCTGGTGCAAACGACCCCATAGGTTTGTATTATTTTACCTGGAATGG from Rhodocytophaga rosea carries:
- the can gene encoding carbonate dehydratase, producing the protein MKDNKNNIIQSMVTNFRYDFRSGLVVFLVALPLCLGIALASGAPLFSGIIAGIIGGIIVGSLSGSSLSVSGPAAGLTVIVFSAIEKFNGQFNAFLLAVMLAGVLQIILGYIRAGSIGYFFPSAVIKGMLAAIGLTLILKQIPHALGYDEDAEGEFAFEQLDGENTFTEILRAFQNPNAAAIIITLISVAILLLWERPALKKYSFFNGIPAPLVVVLISILINYLYNYISFLSLSGNHLVSLPKANNFNEFLGLFTLPDFSQIGNPQVYITAATLAIVASLETLLNVEATDKLDPLKRNTPPNRELKAQGVGNLISGLIGGLPLTSVIVRSSVNINTGARSKMSAVIHGILLLVCVISIPSLLNRIPLACLAAILILTGYKLAKLKVFKEMYSLGLSQFIPFVVTIVAVLFTDLLIGISIGLAVGLFFILRANYKSFYFFQREKLKGGEKVKINLGEHVSFLNKASINNILENLPENSYVEIDGSKSQYIDYDILETIENFKSTAKQKNIRFTFNKNGHDGQPTAKTYAPVPVPQVDQTAYDQLFENNRKWVAEKLKLDPHYFENLAMGQSPKYLWIGCSDSRVPASEITGTHPGEMFVHRNVANLVVSTDLNLLSVLQYAVEVLKVEHIIVCGHYGCGGVKAAIEDNNLGLINKWLLNIKDVYRLHKDELMYMKDPNEQFKRLVELNVIEQVYNLHKTSIVQKAWLKDAKLHVHGWVYDLREGSIKDLEVDIRKTFAEYDEIFRFKDFQ
- a CDS encoding FG-GAP repeat domain-containing protein; this encodes MKRFFLFFATIACYVACMGQSTSTLKFSKQMIAAESYESVDVFDVNGDKQADLVSGAFWYEGPDFFKRHYIGEVKRHEEYYDDFSTIPMDVNGDNLTDFVTGGWFGGTIVWRQNPGNDKQWTEHVIAECGNVETTRSWDVDGDGFPEIIPNTPNKPLVIYQLQKDAGGKPLGMFSKTQIYDKQGHGLGFGDVNKDGRGDFILPTGWLEAPKNWKTEKWIFHPEFDLGTASVPVIITDVNKDGLADMIVGQGHGYGLHWYQQVLEKKNRSWKKYTIDSLNSQYHAMIWTDITGDGKEELVTGKRYRAHNHNDPGANDPIGLYYFTWNGNSFVKNIINYGKLGEAVGTGIYFSLTDLRGTGRKDIIVAGKQGLYILYNDGQK